One window of the Candidatus Jettenia sp. genome contains the following:
- a CDS encoding AsmA-like C-terminal region-containing protein: MQISNEGTLLKWIAISFGIVFCIAFITILTVPLGTSESFVRRKVVQALEDRFESIHEIGPISFHWPNQITISYLIIQKQEIKETSPIRFEEIQGKVKLLSLLTKELVLKKISIQQINYENQFLVEDLVTDEFSFKNDIVFIHAKLRVNDGPTTIKGTIDLHGKEPVFDIFIDAKDVYITQDIQAVRLLPLFTIKEGEIGGILSLSGYLKGKGLDKKVVNEELDADIHIKVRDGYVRGNKLFSSLLGIAGIKDMYSFDFVEASIQIKDGKIYTQKMEMKGPLMSMNASGMAELEGAISYDVAVTFRKEHLGKDIEKIASVVLGQNALPVEIRGTTKDPEVSVKLPKDNLEHLLHDLVNDFLTTSKKKQKKEK; the protein is encoded by the coding sequence ATGCAAATAAGTAATGAAGGAACTTTATTAAAATGGATTGCAATCTCTTTTGGTATAGTATTTTGTATCGCTTTCATTACGATTTTAACAGTTCCGTTAGGTACTTCTGAAAGTTTTGTAAGACGAAAGGTTGTTCAGGCATTGGAAGATAGATTTGAATCTATCCATGAAATCGGACCGATCTCCTTTCATTGGCCTAATCAAATTACTATCTCATATCTTATTATTCAAAAACAAGAGATAAAAGAAACATCTCCCATACGATTTGAGGAGATCCAGGGTAAGGTGAAATTGCTCTCGCTTCTTACAAAAGAGCTTGTTCTGAAGAAAATTTCTATACAGCAGATCAACTATGAGAATCAATTCCTGGTAGAAGATCTCGTTACAGACGAATTTTCATTCAAAAACGATATTGTCTTTATCCATGCAAAGTTGCGTGTGAATGATGGTCCTACTACGATAAAGGGAACAATTGACCTCCATGGAAAAGAGCCAGTATTCGATATTTTTATTGATGCGAAAGATGTGTATATTACTCAAGATATACAGGCTGTTCGTCTCCTTCCGTTATTTACTATAAAAGAGGGTGAAATAGGCGGTATTTTGAGTTTGAGCGGTTACTTAAAAGGTAAAGGTTTGGACAAAAAAGTAGTCAATGAAGAGTTGGATGCAGATATACATATTAAAGTAAGGGATGGGTATGTCCGGGGAAATAAACTATTTTCTTCCTTATTAGGGATTGCAGGGATAAAGGATATGTATTCATTTGATTTCGTGGAAGCATCGATACAGATCAAAGATGGTAAAATTTATACTCAAAAAATGGAGATGAAAGGCCCGTTGATGAGCATGAATGCGTCCGGTATGGCTGAGCTTGAAGGTGCGATATCGTATGATGTTGCTGTTACCTTTCGTAAAGAACATTTGGGTAAGGATATTGAAAAAATTGCAAGTGTGGTTTTAGGACAAAATGCATTGCCGGTAGAAATACGGGGTACAACAAAAGATCCGGAGGTTTCGGTTAAATTACCCAAGGATAATTTAGAGCATCTTCTTCATGATCTGGTGAATGATTTTTTGACTACCTCAAAGAAGAAACAGAAAAAGGAAAAATAA
- a CDS encoding polysaccharide deacetylase family protein: protein MANTDEPLYVAISLDIDPDANTAVKGQYDALSSPVHCGKISTDACKKGLQKIFELLDVYTIESTLFYEARTAQILGAEGINLPKLSERHEVSCHSLRHEDFLGKISGMPMEEGIVEEIIKKAKEILEKIFARNIKGFRAPYTRVNHTVIKALEHAGFQYDSSETVSLSATWAGKPFSLNTFGSNLLELALPSFLDREGKKMSSYLWAIFEDKRSSHEYIDAVLWAREVAKGGLFLFAIHPWHLYVNSQGSPFHKEQVNKNLKNFEHILSQIKQMQGVQIIKQDIYLENWLKLNKSVKETKQ from the coding sequence ATGGCAAATACTGACGAACCCCTATATGTTGCAATATCTCTCGACATTGACCCCGATGCTAATACTGCTGTCAAAGGACAATATGATGCCCTCTCCTCCCCGGTACACTGCGGTAAGATAAGTACAGATGCATGTAAAAAAGGACTGCAAAAGATATTTGAGCTGTTAGATGTGTATACCATAGAGTCGACTTTATTTTATGAGGCGAGAACGGCACAGATACTCGGCGCTGAAGGAATAAATTTACCCAAATTATCTGAAAGACACGAAGTATCTTGCCATTCTCTGAGACACGAGGATTTTTTGGGAAAGATATCCGGAATGCCTATGGAAGAAGGTATCGTTGAGGAGATAATTAAGAAAGCAAAGGAAATTCTGGAAAAAATATTTGCACGAAACATCAAGGGATTTCGTGCGCCTTATACAAGGGTCAATCATACGGTAATAAAAGCATTAGAACACGCGGGATTCCAGTATGATTCCTCTGAAACAGTATCTCTCAGCGCTACGTGGGCAGGCAAACCATTTTCACTGAATACATTTGGCTCGAATCTTTTAGAACTAGCCCTTCCTTCTTTTCTTGATAGGGAAGGGAAAAAGATGTCATCCTATTTATGGGCTATCTTTGAAGATAAAAGAAGCTCTCATGAATATATCGATGCAGTTTTATGGGCAAGAGAGGTAGCGAAAGGAGGTCTCTTTCTATTTGCGATCCACCCATGGCATTTATACGTAAATTCTCAGGGAAGTCCGTTTCATAAGGAGCAGGTAAATAAGAATTTGAAAAATTTTGAGCATATACTTTCCCAGATAAAACAGATGCAAGGAGTTCAAATAATTAAACAGGATATATATCTGGAAAACTGGCTGAAATTAAACAAGTCAGTTAAGGAAACAAAACAATAG
- a CDS encoding 2-hydroxyacyl-CoA dehydratase family protein, whose protein sequence is MISIRKFKVLIDPFLRRISPMLFKELLRFLMIYHFFYRGNKKKELISLNVQTRVGVKHLYNTFTHPKRTIWTTMFVPSEILFAMGLYPFCLEIGAALFAGIGQSSRGLLEAESYGVPTDICSFHRSAIGHVSRNLFPKNILQAATTTLCDNNTKTTKICESMTGKETIVLDVPYEADDYSINYLAKQLEDFTKRLEVVTGRKMRQEAFEKAIEYSNQTREKMLEINELRKDPHSPLPGSNALGFMFPGYLLIGSPLSVEFFASLAAELREKIEESKRNNRIPPKDIIRILWLELKPYFNVDFLTKLEKDQGVRIVFEETNYVYWDALDPQKPYESLAKKLITSHYNGPLERRIEVTKRLAREYEVDGVIVFSTWGCRRNNAAVPALKRELNKMGYPLLSLDGDCVDDHNYMPGQFSTRIEGFLEMLRGRKATTSPQYETCAAGVA, encoded by the coding sequence ATGATATCAATTCGTAAATTTAAAGTATTAATAGATCCTTTTCTACGCCGTATTTCTCCCATGTTATTTAAAGAACTTTTACGGTTTCTTATGATATATCATTTCTTTTATCGGGGAAATAAGAAGAAGGAACTCATCTCTCTGAATGTTCAGACCCGTGTCGGCGTGAAGCATCTTTATAACACATTTACCCACCCAAAGCGAACGATCTGGACGACAATGTTTGTTCCTTCAGAAATTCTTTTCGCTATGGGGCTGTATCCATTTTGTCTTGAAATCGGTGCAGCGCTCTTTGCAGGTATTGGACAAAGTTCACGAGGGCTCTTAGAGGCAGAATCATACGGAGTTCCTACTGATATTTGTTCCTTTCACCGGTCTGCAATCGGGCATGTATCCAGAAATCTATTTCCTAAAAACATCCTTCAGGCTGCAACTACAACACTATGCGACAATAATACAAAGACGACAAAGATATGTGAGTCTATGACGGGGAAAGAAACTATTGTCCTTGATGTTCCGTACGAGGCAGATGATTATTCTATTAACTATCTTGCGAAGCAACTTGAGGATTTCACGAAACGGTTAGAAGTCGTAACCGGTAGGAAGATGAGACAAGAGGCATTTGAAAAGGCGATAGAGTACTCAAATCAAACACGAGAGAAAATGCTTGAAATCAATGAATTGAGAAAGGACCCACATAGTCCTCTTCCCGGTAGTAATGCCCTGGGTTTTATGTTTCCCGGATATTTATTAATCGGTTCGCCTCTTTCAGTAGAGTTTTTTGCCAGCCTTGCCGCCGAGCTACGTGAAAAGATTGAAGAAAGCAAAAGAAATAACAGGATACCACCAAAAGACATTATAAGAATTCTCTGGCTAGAGCTAAAACCTTATTTTAATGTTGATTTTTTGACAAAATTAGAGAAAGATCAAGGGGTAAGGATCGTCTTTGAGGAAACGAATTACGTTTATTGGGATGCATTAGACCCTCAAAAACCTTACGAGAGTTTGGCAAAGAAACTCATTACCAGCCATTATAATGGGCCATTGGAACGGCGTATTGAGGTTACCAAGAGGCTTGCCAGGGAATATGAGGTGGATGGTGTGATTGTTTTCTCAACGTGGGGTTGTAGAAGAAATAACGCTGCTGTGCCTGCTTTAAAAAGAGAACTGAACAAAATGGGTTATCCACTGCTCAGCCTTGATGGAGATTGTGTGGATGATCATAACTATATGCCAGGACAGTTTTCTACAAGAATAGAAGGTTTTTTGGAAATGTTACGTGGAAGAAAAGCTACTACCAGCCCACAATATGAGACCTGTGCTGCTGGTGTGGCTTAA
- a CDS encoding alkaline phosphatase family protein — MRKILYIVLDGLGDGKYPCKELGNRTPLEAASTPTMDMLAKEGQTGVMYTVGKGIAPESDIAVISILGYDAMKYYTGRGPLEALAAGIKISDGDLAFRANFATRGSGRAIKDRRVGRNLSTEEAAQLCKEINKKVKLTSAPSTFQLKNTLEYRAVLVIRGVKNKLSGYVTNTDPAYTKHGLLGVARETGSFENIVEYCTPTKDCPDIEAAYRSALLVNEFTLKSCEVLDQSEINKERIKKGFLPANLVLLRDAGDHLPKIPAMKSKFKKNFGCFVEMPTEEGIALLTGMKIIPLPPPTQDLEKDYTLRSEMTIKHMKKYDGLYIHIKGPDVPGHDGDAMKKKTVIETIDQYYLAPLINHIDLDKTIVAITADHSTPCKLKSHSDDPVPLLICGGGIKPDNTKSFSEKVCSAGKIGKILGVQLLPLLVKYANK, encoded by the coding sequence ATGAGAAAAATTTTATATATTGTATTGGATGGACTCGGGGATGGAAAGTATCCTTGTAAGGAGCTTGGTAATCGTACACCTTTGGAGGCAGCATCTACCCCTACTATGGACATGCTGGCAAAAGAAGGGCAGACTGGGGTGATGTATACAGTAGGAAAAGGCATCGCACCTGAGTCTGATATTGCGGTGATTAGTATCCTGGGATATGATGCCATGAAATATTATACCGGTCGAGGCCCTTTAGAAGCGCTTGCTGCAGGAATAAAAATCAGCGACGGTGATCTTGCCTTTCGGGCGAATTTTGCTACAAGAGGAAGCGGAAGGGCTATAAAGGATCGTCGTGTCGGGAGAAATCTTTCTACAGAAGAGGCAGCACAACTCTGTAAAGAAATTAACAAAAAAGTAAAATTGACTTCCGCCCCTTCTACCTTTCAATTAAAAAATACCCTTGAATATAGAGCTGTACTGGTCATTCGCGGTGTAAAGAACAAGCTTTCCGGATATGTTACCAATACGGATCCTGCATATACAAAACATGGTCTCCTGGGAGTTGCAAGAGAAACGGGGAGTTTTGAGAATATTGTTGAGTATTGTACGCCGACAAAAGACTGTCCGGACATCGAGGCTGCATATCGTTCTGCATTACTGGTAAATGAATTTACCCTTAAGAGTTGTGAGGTGTTGGATCAATCCGAAATTAATAAAGAGCGTATAAAAAAGGGGTTTCTTCCCGCAAATCTTGTTCTTCTGAGAGATGCTGGTGATCACCTTCCGAAAATTCCTGCTATGAAGAGTAAATTTAAGAAGAATTTTGGGTGTTTTGTTGAGATGCCGACCGAAGAGGGTATCGCGTTATTGACGGGTATGAAGATAATCCCTCTTCCTCCTCCTACACAAGATCTGGAAAAAGATTATACTTTACGCTCCGAGATGACGATAAAACATATGAAAAAGTACGATGGGCTTTATATTCATATTAAGGGACCAGATGTGCCTGGGCATGATGGTGATGCAATGAAGAAAAAAACGGTGATTGAGACGATTGATCAGTATTACCTTGCACCCTTAATTAACCATATAGACCTTGATAAAACTATTGTTGCAATTACCGCCGACCATTCAACCCCTTGCAAACTAAAATCGCACTCAGATGATCCCGTTCCTTTACTCATTTGTGGTGGGGGCATTAAACCAGATAATACAAAATCCTTTTCAGAAAAGGTTTGCAGTGCAGGGAAGATTGGGAAAATACTTGGTGTTCAGCTTTTGCCATTACTGGTCAAATATGCAAATAAGTAA
- a CDS encoding CvpA family protein, whose amino-acid sequence MNWIDYTIFTLVFFAAIFGLSSGPVIQCIRIVCLLISFFTAVFFYGILSNILRGVFVPPTANMLSYFIIFGTALIVTYIVTDIIKRALDAWNMGIGLRLFGGLLGIIKGIIFCGVIIFGVLSFCSKPTSDKIATSKIATQIGKGMQTMVSLIPESIPNKIRGDEEEIKENKVPKEMQSTNDEDFKLAQ is encoded by the coding sequence ATGAATTGGATTGATTATACAATCTTTACGCTCGTATTTTTTGCCGCTATCTTTGGGCTTTCCAGCGGACCTGTTATCCAATGTATAAGGATTGTGTGTTTGCTAATCTCCTTCTTTACAGCCGTTTTCTTTTATGGTATTTTGAGTAATATCTTACGAGGTGTTTTCGTTCCACCGACAGCAAATATGTTAAGTTACTTTATCATTTTTGGGACGGCGCTTATTGTTACCTACATCGTCACAGATATTATAAAGAGAGCCTTAGATGCATGGAATATGGGAATTGGGCTCCGATTGTTTGGCGGACTATTAGGAATTATCAAAGGAATTATCTTTTGTGGTGTAATTATTTTTGGAGTCTTGTCATTTTGCAGTAAACCAACGAGTGACAAGATTGCTACATCAAAGATTGCAACTCAGATAGGGAAAGGCATGCAGACGATGGTCTCTCTTATTCCTGAAAGTATTCCAAACAAGATAAGGGGTGATGAAGAAGAGATAAAGGAAAATAAGGTACCAAAAGAGATGCAATCAACAAACGATGAGGATTTTAAGTTAGCGCAATAA
- a CDS encoding acyl-CoA dehydratase activase — MYTIGIDIGSMSTNGILLNEKKEILSSVIIPTGASSKKAADKTYHQILTENKLSEKDIDYIIATGYGRIKVPFAHEVVTEITCHAKGANYYFPNARTIIDIGGQDSKVIKVDANGNVLDFVMNDKCAAGTGRFLEVMARTLEIDLEDMGGLSLNGKENVSVSSLCTVFAESEVVSLIGADHKAADICRGLHISIAKRITAQVKRIGLEEEIVMTGGVAKNIGVVAELERNLGCKIRISEEPQINGALGAALIALEKARSKVSTSTSVSGNTSTEISIAEFSVEDHNLPKIGYFCSYTPVELIRAAGFHPVRIKGAEKESCAANEVLCGNICPYIKAVVDQKINGNLEDFKGMVFVNSCDGMRRLYDAWIRLDEGKKTFNYILDIPKNTDDAAVYYYANLLKNLKEKLESYFTLKIHHDDINHSISLYNAARERVRLFLQKYWSGYIGQSGYEIFSLLKKGVNILPEKFNVYLNHVMKQKGDVRDTRDIPRLFIWGSIMENEKIMKVIEDAGAKVVAEDLCNGSRYFDAQISMSNDPILSIAKRYITRAPCSRMVNIFERINNVLAIMQEKSIHGAIYHTLKFCDHNLLDYPVIKKTFHEKNIPLLHLNCDYTASSEGQIKTRVEAFLEQLTSTSK; from the coding sequence ATGTATACGATAGGAATCGATATTGGTTCGATGTCGACGAACGGGATTTTGTTAAATGAAAAAAAGGAGATTCTTTCTTCTGTAATTATTCCAACTGGTGCCAGCAGTAAAAAAGCAGCAGATAAAACATATCATCAGATACTTACGGAAAATAAATTATCAGAAAAGGATATTGATTATATTATTGCTACAGGATACGGACGTATAAAAGTACCATTTGCTCATGAAGTTGTAACGGAGATTACCTGCCACGCCAAGGGGGCTAATTATTATTTCCCCAATGCCCGGACTATTATCGACATCGGGGGGCAGGATAGTAAGGTTATTAAGGTTGATGCAAATGGAAACGTCCTTGATTTTGTTATGAATGATAAGTGTGCTGCGGGAACAGGCCGGTTCCTGGAGGTTATGGCCAGGACATTAGAAATAGATCTGGAAGATATGGGCGGGCTTTCGCTCAATGGAAAAGAGAATGTTTCTGTTAGCAGTCTCTGTACTGTTTTTGCGGAATCTGAAGTAGTATCTCTTATTGGCGCTGACCATAAAGCAGCAGACATCTGCCGAGGATTACATATTTCTATTGCTAAACGTATCACTGCACAGGTCAAGAGAATTGGCCTGGAAGAAGAAATTGTTATGACGGGTGGAGTTGCAAAAAATATTGGTGTTGTAGCAGAGTTGGAGAGAAATCTTGGTTGTAAGATCAGGATATCGGAAGAACCTCAAATCAATGGGGCGCTTGGGGCTGCATTGATCGCCCTGGAAAAGGCACGATCAAAAGTCAGTACCTCCACATCTGTTTCCGGAAACACCTCAACAGAAATATCCATTGCGGAGTTTTCAGTAGAAGATCATAATTTGCCTAAGATTGGCTATTTTTGTTCTTATACCCCGGTAGAACTTATTCGTGCTGCAGGATTTCATCCCGTCAGGATTAAGGGTGCTGAAAAGGAATCGTGTGCTGCCAATGAAGTGCTTTGTGGCAATATTTGCCCCTATATCAAAGCGGTTGTTGATCAAAAAATCAACGGTAATCTGGAAGATTTTAAAGGCATGGTATTCGTTAATTCATGTGATGGAATGCGCAGGCTCTATGATGCATGGATTCGATTGGACGAAGGGAAAAAGACATTTAACTATATCCTGGATATTCCAAAAAATACCGATGATGCCGCAGTTTACTACTATGCAAACCTGCTAAAAAATTTAAAGGAAAAGCTCGAATCATATTTTACCTTGAAAATTCACCATGATGATATAAATCATAGTATTTCTCTGTATAATGCAGCTCGGGAAAGGGTACGGTTGTTTTTACAAAAGTACTGGAGCGGATATATCGGACAATCTGGATATGAAATATTTTCCTTATTAAAGAAGGGTGTTAACATCCTTCCAGAGAAATTCAATGTATACCTGAATCATGTTATGAAGCAGAAAGGTGATGTTCGCGATACACGGGATATACCCCGGCTCTTTATCTGGGGTAGTATTATGGAAAACGAAAAAATTATGAAGGTTATTGAGGATGCGGGCGCTAAAGTCGTTGCCGAGGATTTATGCAACGGCAGCAGATACTTTGATGCCCAAATTAGTATGAGCAATGACCCCATTCTCTCTATTGCCAAAAGATACATCACGCGCGCTCCTTGTTCCCGTATGGTAAACATCTTCGAGAGAATTAACAATGTATTAGCGATAATGCAGGAAAAATCGATTCATGGAGCAATTTATCATACCCTGAAGTTTTGCGATCATAATCTCCTGGATTATCCGGTGATTAAAAAGACATTCCACGAGAAAAATATTCCGCTCCTTCATCTTAATTGTGATTATACTGCAAGCAGTGAAGGACAAATTAAAACACGTGTCGAGGCATTTCTCGAACAATTAACCAGCACCTCTAAGTAA